A region from the Lutra lutra chromosome 1, mLutLut1.2, whole genome shotgun sequence genome encodes:
- the RPL22L1 gene encoding 60S ribosomal protein L22-like 1 isoform X2, whose protein sequence is MAPKDKKPKKSTWKFNLDLTHPVEDGIFDSGNFEQFLREKVKVNGKTGNLGNVVHIERFKNKITVVSEKQFSKRYLKYLTKKYLKKNNLRDWLRVVASDKETYELRYFQISQDEDGSESED, encoded by the exons ATGGCGCCG AAAGACAAGAAACCTAAGAAGTCAACCTGGAAATTTAATTTGGACCTTACCCATCCAGTAGAAGATGGAATTTTTGATTCTGGAAATTTC gAACAGTTTCTACGGGAGAAGGTTAAAGTcaatggaaaaactggaaatctGGGGAATGTTGTTCACATTGAACGCTTCAAGAATAAAATCACAGTTGTTTCTGAGAAACAGTTCTCTAAAAG GTATTTGAAATATCTTACCAAGAAATACCTTAAGAAGAACAATCTTCGTGATTGGCTTCGTGTGGTTGCATCTGACAAGGAGACTTATGAACTTCGTTATTTCCAGATTAGTCAAGATGAAGATGGATCTGAGTCTGAAGACTAG
- the RPL22L1 gene encoding 60S ribosomal protein L22-like 1 isoform X1 yields the protein MAPQKDKKPKKSTWKFNLDLTHPVEDGIFDSGNFEQFLREKVKVNGKTGNLGNVVHIERFKNKITVVSEKQFSKRYLKYLTKKYLKKNNLRDWLRVVASDKETYELRYFQISQDEDGSESED from the exons ATGGCGCCG CAGAAAGACAAGAAACCTAAGAAGTCAACCTGGAAATTTAATTTGGACCTTACCCATCCAGTAGAAGATGGAATTTTTGATTCTGGAAATTTC gAACAGTTTCTACGGGAGAAGGTTAAAGTcaatggaaaaactggaaatctGGGGAATGTTGTTCACATTGAACGCTTCAAGAATAAAATCACAGTTGTTTCTGAGAAACAGTTCTCTAAAAG GTATTTGAAATATCTTACCAAGAAATACCTTAAGAAGAACAATCTTCGTGATTGGCTTCGTGTGGTTGCATCTGACAAGGAGACTTATGAACTTCGTTATTTCCAGATTAGTCAAGATGAAGATGGATCTGAGTCTGAAGACTAG